The following proteins are co-located in the Helicoverpa armigera isolate CAAS_96S chromosome 23, ASM3070526v1, whole genome shotgun sequence genome:
- the LOC110373735 gene encoding general transcription factor IIH subunit 1: MTTSSEDVLLSVSYVRYKKGDGTLYVMNQRLAWMLENRDTVAVSHKYADIKTQKISPAGKPKVQLQVVLHDGTCSTFHFVNPAGAEAQAKDRDQVKMLLQNLLPKFKRQIDGELEMKSRLLSLHPTLKHLYEDLVISKVINSEEYWNTPTLKTYTESNNIKQEAGVSGAFLADIQPQTDGCNGLKYNLTQDIIDAIFKTYPAVRKKHIDYVPNKMTEAEFWTKFFQSHYFHRDRIASSSSKDLFGECAKMDDQAIASAMKHTTLDLTVDLPQFTENIPLLPTEDDAPPEKDRGDNTSIHRNMIKRFNQHSIMVLKASHKTNSSNNNNNSSSKTTNNNKVVENGVKESNGVAEKRTADSNTEAPDKKKRILEKIHYEDLEDRKGNEDTQELKLSKVERYLLGPSSQTHQTHTHTNNPPPLSALASICQAWSSGQQCQRPVRVSAGACVGALGELSPGGALMRHHHAASMAQLIPPDVKSELHRIYLSGGELLRELWRCFPQPGAATDTEDTTARAEKFYEALLRFRNVKLRPFEEKMLRDLTPLATTLTRHMNQMIDTACAKYAVWQQRQAKLR; this comes from the exons ATGACTACGTCTTCTGAGGACGTTTTGCTCAGCGTGAGCTACGTGAGGTACAAGAAGGGTGATGGGACTTTGTATGTTATGAACCAAAGGTTAGCTTGGATGTTGGAAAACAGAGACACAGTCGCTGTATCACATAAATATGCTGATATTAAGA CACAAAAAATATCCCCAGCAGGCAAACCAAAGGTGCAGCTGCAAGTGGTGTTACACGATGGTACGTGTTCCACATTCCACTTCGTCAATCCTGCTGGGGCGGAGGCCCAGGCCAAAGACCGGGATCAGGTTAAAATGTTGCTGCAGAACTTACTACCAAAGTTTAAGAGACAAATCGATGGGGAGCTCGAAATGAAGTCTAG ATTGTTATCCCTACACCCTACTTTAAAGCATTTATATGAAGACTTGGTGATATCGAAGGTGATCAATAGTGAAGAGTACTGGAATACGCCCACACTCAAAACTTATACCGAATCTAATAATATTAAGCAGGAGGCTG GTGTATCCGGAGCATTTTTAGCGGATATCCAGCCACAAACGGACGGCTGTAACGGCCTCAAATATAACCTCACGCAAGATATAATAGACGCCATATTTAAAACTTATCCCGCTGTCAGAAAGAAACACATTGATTATGTACCCAACAAGATGACTGAAGCTGAGTTTTGGACCAAGTTTTTTCAGTCTCATTATTTTCATAG agACCGTATCGCCTCATCGTCTAGCAAAGATTTGTTCGGAGAATGTGCCAAAATGGATGACCAAGCCATTGCATCAGCTATGAAACACACTACTTTAGATCTCACT GTGGACCTACCACAATTCACGGAAAACATACCTCTTTTACCGACGGAAGACGACGCGCCGCCAGAGAAGGACAGAGGGGATAACACCTCCATACACAGGAACATGATCAAGCGGTTCAACCAACACTCTATTATG GTGCTCAAAGCTAGTCATAAAACAAAttctagtaataataataataacagtaGTAGTAAAACGACGAATAACAACAAAGTTGTTGAGAATGGCGTCAAGGAATCGAATGGAGTAGCAGAGAAGAGAACGGCAGATAGTAATACAGAAGCTCCTGATAAGAAGAAGAGAATATTAGAGAAGATACATTATGAAGATCTAGAAGATAGAAAGGGGAATGAGGATACGCAGGAATTGAAATTGTCAAAG GTGGAACGATATCTTCTTGGTCCATCGTCTCAGACACATCAAACACACACGCATACAAATAATCCACCACCTTTATCTGCGCTCGCGTCGATATGTCAA GCGTGGTCGAGCGGGCAGCAATGCCAGCGGCCGGTGCGGGTGAGCGCGGGTGCCTGCGTGGGTGCTCTGGGCGAGCTCAGCCCCGGCGGCGCCCTCATGCGCCACCACCACGCCGCCTCCATGGCAC AATTAATACCACCCGACGTGAAATCCGAACTCCATCGCATCTACCTCTCCGGTGGGGAGTtgctacgggaactatggcggTGTTTCCCGCAGCCCGGGGCGGCGACCGACACGGAAGATACCACGGCCAGAGCAGAGAAGTTTTATGAAGCCCTGTTAAGATTTAGGAATGTTAAGTTGAGGCCTTTTGAG GAAAAAATGCTCCGAGATTTAACACCTTTAGCCACAACGTTAACACGACATATGAATCAAATGATAGACACTGCCTGCGCGAAATACGCGGTTTGGCAACAACGCCAGGCCAAACTGCGGTAG
- the LOC110373732 gene encoding syntaxin-12, producing MAEREPISGSARDYGATAAVPNVGFADFSPTELYNLSEGIADNVNTINSGLRSLEKMMKQIGGPNDNVQLREKIHDTQQTVNGSVSATARDIQRLGVVVRRGDKPQKLQVERLTQAFRDALAKYSSVQKQVSEKMAAHMPRPPRVRNDPQLMEQQAIADDEEATLIANQQAQARLVQFETSMLLEKEAYINKIEADVLDVNQIIQELADMVNQQAQSVDTVESHIEAASANVEAGVDELAKAAEYQRRYRKKMFILIIIAVIVAIVFIVWVIKAFR from the exons ATGGCTGAACGAGAACCAATAAGCGGCTCCGCTCGCGACTACGGAGCCACCGCCGCGGTCCCCAACGTTGGTTTCGCGGACTTCAGCCCCACTGAGCTGTATAACTTGAGCGAGGGTATCGCTGACAATGTGAATACTATAAATAGTGGGCTGCGGTCGCTGGAGAAGATGATGAAGCAGATTGGAGGGCCTAATGATAATGTGCAGTTGAGGGAGAAAAT CCATGACACACAACAGACAGTGAACGGCTCAGTCTCAGCCACAGCCCGTGACATACAGCGCTTGGGCGTGGTGGTGCGACGCGGTGACAAGCCGCAGAAGCTGCAGGTGGAGAGGCTCACACAAGCCTTTAGAGATGCACTGGCTAAATACTCTTCGGTGCAGAAG CAAGTATCAGAAAAGATGGCAGCACATATGCCGCGGCCGCCGCGTGTTCGCAACGATCCGCAGCTGATGGAACAACAAGCCATCGCCGATGATGAAGAGGCCACGCTCATTGCTAACCAGCAGGCACAG GCGCGTCTAGTACAATTCGAGACGAGCATGCTGCTTGAGAAAGAGGCGTATATAAATAAGATAGAAGCCGACGTCTTGGATGTTAACCAAATCATACAGGAGTTAGCTGACATGGTCAATCAACAGGCTCAGTCTGTTG ATACAGTAGAAAGTCACATTGAAGCCGCTAGCGCGAACGTGGAAGCCGGTGTCGACGAACTAGCGAAAGCCGCCGAGTACCAACGTCGGTACCGCAAGAAAATGTTCATTCTCATCATTATCGCTGTCATTGTAGCCATCGTCTTCATTGTATGGGTCATTAAGGCTTTCAGATAG
- the LOC110373720 gene encoding transcription initiation factor TFIID subunit 3: MSEAYAREILRRNVAQICQTIGWNGINSTPLDILVHVLEKYIRSLGTQANRYAEQFNRTEPNLHDLGLVFRDLHIHLPELTEYTRCVPPVPPPVTSEKFPKPKESNLNFLKPGSHEVVTRPMHVHEHLPPMYPEKERDTPVVAGTVEIRQNGIDNVDNSNATCTSPEISVTDSPDKNKEIFKRPTDPVSLPNSKRPRLRLDEEERTREISSVMMTMSGFLSPAREGKLPEARPPAIMSDKHYDKHKANSHHSNVMKAPLVEKSDKKSKKNKLLNGKVMKSKRKDKSHKGEGSKSKDSSKLNKYPPGYPMKNKDVHPTHHNHVTMPAPKATPPPQPPSRSAMPPPPAVAEPIRPIPHIKQEPVDLPPPAPPVVPKNSVITEDTIPVPRKIPISKSPLVSNSIPVHKSHPSTNSFVPEMEIKKEVIEEEEKLASQPDRSKINIFKRISNKSKEDKITPEVVHEKLQSDTMISRLQNSAHDNAIESRSHENVRVKSEEPVVNNNDNSAVDLSKVMDLRTDEVINIDDDSIDVHPMASRAPPTEHRPSISINKSLQVPYPKDIASVSPKIKKEKKHKDKKDKAAKLEAKLLKKQIALELAQAEKQSLKMSGAKPPKASRPKNESKLPQMPPGFPFFPAMTPGRGLMPGPGLIPTPGLIPGSEFLAELANNPALRGIPPSNLLTNPFALGAGGPGLIPGPSFLSGGMNPGIRNPLIPMGNFPHPSRSSPMKIPPMLRRRPSLEVIPVDNDDDRGMHKSPMMGREKDRHDKHKSQTIPNILQKHKSKSHKDHKSNMFKMPPVTPDITIELNPPKVDPVRLEPPRQSPVPPRLPTPEPVVEKKPEPEPEPVRAPSPEIPQEKELDNSEKKKDKSHKKEKKEKDKDGIKIKKKKDKKDKNKDKSDKKREKEERQELKDKIKKEKKEKKKEKLADGLVPKLTLKLSSSNSNSPMPPSSPDLYKLNIKPVIKKEDEEEESPMKEEPLSREHSRSPELAQISALVTRPPKPKHSKHNHIADIEGHSSSPPSGSSPPRKNTPSSSSKYKRILIKPLCKKGHVENFDDDVASISEEPAPAPPPPAPVERPTGPLPTPYYVDEHGNKIWVCPACGRPDNGSPMIGCDGCDGWYHWVCVGITEEPGATEDWFCKSCLAKRAAMALAGVTSSGKKRGRKPKGEKIRDCH; this comes from the coding sequence ATGTCAGAGGCGTACGCCCGCGAGATACTGCGAAGGAATGTTGCGCAAATATGCCAAACTATAGGATGGAACGGTATAAACTCAACTCCACTGGACATATTGGTGCATGTGCTGGAGAAGTATATAAGGTCACTTGGGACACAAGCAAATAGATACGCCGAACAATTTAATAGGACTGAACCAAATTTACATGACTTAGGATTAGTATTTCGTGACCTACACATTCATTTACCAGAGTTGACAGAGTATACAAGGTGCGTTCCACCCGTGCCACCGCCTGTAACCTCTGAAAAGTTCCCTAAACCTAAAGAATCCAATTTGAACTTTCTCAAACCTGGCAGCCATGAAGTGGTCACGAGACCTATGCATGTGCACGAGCACCTGCCACCTATGTACCCGGAAAAAGAGAGGGATACACCTGTTGTGGCAGGAACTGTTGAGATACGTCAAAACGGCATTGATAATGTTGACAATAGTAATGCAACATGTACAAGTCCAGAAATTTCAGTCACTGACAGCCCTGACAAAAACAAGGAAATATTCAAGAGACCCACTGATCCTGTTTCGTTACCCAACAGTAAAAGACCAAGGTTACGTTTGGATGAGGAGGAAAGGACTAGAGAAATCAGTAGTGTGATGATGACAATGTCAGGTTTCCTGTCTCCGGCACGTGAGGGTAAACTGCCTGAGGCTCGACCTCCTGCTATTATGTCAGATAAACATTATGACAAACATAAAGCAAATTCACATCATTCTAATGTAATGAAGGCACCACTAGTAGAGAAAAGTGATAAGAAATCTAAGAAGAATAAGTTATTGAATGGTAAAGTTATGAAAAGTAAACGAAAAGATAAGAGTCATAAGGGTGAGGGTAGTAAATCTAAGGATAGTAGTAAATTGAATAAGTATCCACCTGGTTATCCAATGAAAAATAAGGATGTTCATCCTACACATCATAATCACGTGACTATGCCAGCGCCTAAGGCAACACCGCCTCCACAGCCACCTTCGAGATCTGCGATGCCTCCACCACCAGCTGTGGCCGAACCTATCAGACCGATTCCTCACATCAAGCAGGAGCCTGTTGATCTACCACCACCGGCACCACCAGTTGTGCCCAAAAACTCAGTAATAACAGAGGATACAATCCCTGTACCAAGGaaaatacctatttcaaaatcGCCACTTGTTTCTAATTCAATTCCTGTACATAAATCACATCCTTCCACTAATTCCTTTGTACCAGAAATGGAAATTAAAAAAGAAGTTATTGAAGAAGAGGAGAAATTGGCCTCTCAACCAGATAGATCAaagattaatatatttaaaagaatatcGAACAAATCGAAAGAAGATAAAATCACTCCAGAGGTTGTTCATGAAAAATTACAGTCTGATACAATGATCTCAAGGTTACAAAATTCTGCACATGATAATGCAATTGAAAGTAGATCGCATGAAAATGTTAGAGTGAAATCTGAAGAGCCAGTCGTGAACAATAATGATAATAGTGCTGTAGATTTGTCTAAAGTTATGGACTTGAGGACTGATGAAGTGATAAATATTGATGATGATTCTATAGATGTGCATCCTATGGCTTCTAGAGCTCCGCCAACGGAACATCGTCCTAGTATATCAATTAATAAATCCTTGCAGGTACCTTATCCCAAAGATATAGCTAGTGTCAGTCCAAAAATTAAGAAGGAAAAGAAACATAAGGACAAGAAAGATAAAGCTGCAAAACTAGAAGCAAAATTATTGAAGAAACAGATAGCATTAGAGTTAGCCCAAGCTGAAAAGCAGAGTTTGAAAATGAGTGGTGCGAAACCACCCAAAGCAAGTAGGCCAAAGAATGAATCAAAGTTGCCACAAATGCCACCTGGTTTCCCATTCTTCCCTGCTATGACTCCAGGGAGAGGTTTAATGCCTGGTCCAGGCTTAATACCTACACCTGGATTAATACCTGGCAGTGAATTTCTAGCTGAGTTGGCCAATAATCCAGCACTAAGAGGAATACCGCCTTCGAATTTGCTCACCAATCCATTTGCATTAGGTGCAGGTGGACCTGGTTTGATTCCCGGACCTAGTTTCTTGTCTGGTGGAATGAACCCTGGTATACGAAATCCACTTATCCCAATGGGTAATTTCCCTCACCCATCCAGATCTTCCCCTATGAAAATACCTCCAATGTTACGTCGTCGCCCTAGCTTAGAAGTGATTCCCGTTGATAATGACGATGACAGAGGCATGCATAAGTCTCCGATGATGGGACGAGAAAAGGACCGACACGACAAGCACAAATCTCAAACCATTCCAAACATTTTACAGAAGCATAAGTCCAAGTCGCATAAAGATCACAAGTCGAACATGTTTAAAATGCCACCTGTCACGCCAGATATCACTATCGAATTAAATCCTCCTAAAGTGGACCCGGTCAGACTCGAGCCACCTCGGCAGTCGCCCGTCCCGCCACGTTTGCCCACACCAGAGCCAGTGGTCGAAAAGAAACCTGAGCCAGAACCAGAGCCTGTCAGAGCTCCATCTCCAGAAATACCACAGGAGAAAGAATTAGATAACTCTGAAAAGAAAAAGGATAAGtcacataaaaaagaaaagaaggaGAAAGATAAGGATGGCATAAAAATTAAGaagaaaaaggataaaaaagaTAAGAACAAGGATAAATCTGACAAGAAGAGAGAAAAGGAGGAGAGGCAAGAgcttaaagataaaataaagaaagaaaagaaggagaaaaagaaggaaaaacTGGCTGACGGCTTGGTCCCGAAACTTACGCTTAAACTGAGCTCGTCGAATTCAAATTCACCAATGCCACCAAGCTCGCCAGATTTATACAAATTAAACATCAAACCGGTGATAAAAAAGGAAGACGAGGAGGAGGAATCACCGATGAAAGAAGAGCCGCTGTCGAGAGAACACAGTCGCTCCCCAGAGCTCGCGCAAATATCTGCACTGGTGACGCGGCCACCAAAACCAAAACATTCAAAACACAACCACATCGCAGACATCGAAGGCCACTCGTCTTCGCCGCCGTCCGGGAGCTCGCCGCCCCGAAAAAATACTCCATCCTCCTCTTCGAAATATAAAAGGATATTAATTAAACCGCTGTGCAAGAAAGGGCACGTGGAAAACTTTGACGATGACGTTGCATCGATTTCGGAAGAACCGGCGCCAGCTCCGCCGCCTCCCGCGCCCGTCGAGAGGCCGACCGGGCCATTACCTACACCCTATTACGTGGACGAACACGGCAATAAGATTTGGGTATGTCCCGCGTGTGGCCGGCCGGACAACGGCTCGCCTATGATCGGTTGTGACGGCTGCGACGGCTGGTACCACTGGGTGTGCGTCGGCATCACGGAAGAGCCTGGCGCCACAGAAGACTGGTTTTGTAAGTCGTGTCTCG